A genome region from Arachidicoccus soli includes the following:
- a CDS encoding LacI family DNA-binding transcriptional regulator, with translation MTKLPKMAGANTILHVAKASGLSPATISRVLNNHPYVKEATRKRVMDTIEKMSYHRNNIASGLRSNKSHTIGLIVPRISMTFQSEVITTIQNHLYKHGYNLMICQSNDSLQMEREMVKTLHSTRVDAVIAACTLNTTDFSHFDLLMNSGVPVIFYDRVPTSKTNATLIKGDDTRGGYLATSHLIEIGCKKIAHISGPLSCNLYQDRLAGFKKAMQQANLKINDNWMFYQELTFENARIAVKKMLNSNDRPDAIVADNDTSAIAALECAKEVGLKVPHDLKIVGYSNDSRSAITSPSITTIEQFPALMGQKIVEALMVLLGKSTANSEMLVEPTIVPVQLIRRLSA, from the coding sequence ATGACAAAATTACCAAAAATGGCCGGTGCGAATACTATTTTGCACGTCGCAAAAGCATCTGGTCTTTCGCCGGCTACTATTTCTAGAGTATTGAACAATCACCCATATGTAAAAGAAGCGACGAGAAAACGGGTAATGGATACAATTGAGAAAATGAGTTATCATCGCAACAATATAGCATCCGGATTACGAAGCAATAAATCACATACTATTGGACTGATTGTACCGCGCATTTCTATGACTTTTCAATCAGAAGTAATAACAACCATTCAAAATCATTTATACAAACATGGGTATAATTTGATGATTTGTCAATCCAATGATTCTTTGCAAATGGAGCGTGAGATGGTAAAAACATTACATTCGACCAGAGTGGATGCAGTAATTGCAGCTTGCACATTAAATACTACAGATTTTAGTCATTTTGATTTATTAATGAATAGTGGTGTTCCGGTTATTTTTTATGATCGTGTACCTACTTCCAAAACCAATGCAACATTGATAAAGGGTGATGATACACGTGGAGGTTATCTGGCTACATCCCATCTTATAGAAATTGGCTGTAAAAAAATTGCACATATTTCTGGCCCTTTAAGTTGTAATTTATATCAGGATCGCCTGGCCGGCTTTAAAAAAGCAATGCAACAAGCAAATCTTAAAATAAATGATAACTGGATGTTTTATCAAGAATTAACTTTTGAAAATGCTCGTATTGCGGTGAAGAAAATGTTGAATAGCAATGATCGACCAGATGCAATCGTTGCAGATAATGATACTTCAGCCATTGCAGCATTGGAATGTGCAAAAGAAGTAGGCTTAAAAGTGCCTCATGATTTAAAAATTGTTGGTTATTCTAATGATTCTAGAAGTGCCATTACCAGCCCATCAATTACCACCATCGAGCAATTTCCGGCACTTATGGGGCAAAAAATTGTTGAAGCATTGATGGTATTGTTGGGGAAAAGTACTGCAAATTCTGAGATGCTTGTAGAACCGACAATTGTACCGGTTCAACTTATTAGAAGATTATCTGCCTAA
- a CDS encoding glycoside hydrolase family 88/105 protein — MIRKSWLIAMVSLTVGCSSTKNAQNSKDKVLQPKEVMSVMQKVADWQIADIREHNIVSDDWTYGALYTGLLAYGNLSGDKKYDDFLIDIGNKLDWNTGKHRFMADDYCVGQMYSILYSKYKEPKMLAKFIPQADSIIANPHTESLEFKGDVYNREWAWCDALFMAPPALAYLSTATHNIKYLNIANKLWWKTTNFLYDTAEHLYFRDSRYFDKKEANGAKVFWSRGNGWVMGGLVRMLDNMPANYPNRAKYETLFKQMAKKVASLITSDGTWHASLLDPASFPSKETSGSGFYCYALTWGIRHGLLPYKEYFPVVEKSWDALVASVHPDGKLGFVQEIGAAPGKTTYDDTQVYGVGAFLLAGTELYLLETHK; from the coding sequence ATGATTAGAAAGAGTTGGTTGATTGCTATGGTCTCTCTAACGGTAGGCTGTTCCTCAACAAAAAATGCACAAAACAGTAAAGACAAGGTGCTTCAGCCAAAAGAAGTAATGTCTGTTATGCAAAAAGTTGCTGACTGGCAAATCGCAGATATAAGAGAGCACAATATTGTTTCTGACGATTGGACATATGGTGCATTATATACTGGTTTACTTGCTTACGGCAATTTATCAGGGGATAAAAAATATGACGACTTTTTGATTGATATTGGCAATAAGTTAGATTGGAATACAGGTAAGCATCGTTTTATGGCAGATGATTATTGTGTGGGTCAAATGTATTCTATTCTGTATAGTAAATACAAAGAGCCTAAGATGCTTGCAAAATTTATTCCTCAAGCAGATAGTATCATTGCTAACCCGCATACGGAATCTTTGGAATTTAAAGGTGATGTATATAACAGAGAATGGGCCTGGTGTGATGCATTATTTATGGCCCCTCCGGCTTTAGCTTATTTATCAACTGCCACTCACAATATTAAATATTTAAATATTGCAAATAAACTTTGGTGGAAAACAACTAATTTTTTATATGATACTGCAGAACATCTTTACTTTAGAGATAGCCGTTATTTTGATAAAAAAGAAGCCAATGGCGCAAAAGTATTTTGGTCACGCGGTAATGGTTGGGTAATGGGAGGTTTAGTAAGAATGTTAGATAACATGCCCGCTAATTATCCCAATAGAGCAAAATATGAGACCTTGTTTAAACAAATGGCAAAAAAAGTAGCCTCCTTAATTACATCCGATGGTACTTGGCATGCATCTTTATTAGATCCGGCTTCTTTTCCTTCTAAAGAAACCAGTGGTTCCGGATTTTATTGTTATGCATTAACCTGGGGTATAAGACATGGATTATTACCCTATAAGGAATACTTCCCGGTAGTGGAAAAGTCTTGGGATGCCTTAGTCGCTAGTGTTCACCCAGATGGTAAATTAGGGTTTGTTCAGGAAATTGGGGCCGCACCAGGCAAAACTACTTATGATGATACACAGGTATATGGCGTAGGCGCATTTTTATTGGCAGGTACAGAATTGTATCTTTTAGAAACACACAAATAA
- the trpS gene encoding tryptophan--tRNA ligase, whose amino-acid sequence MQKEVVLSGIRPTGFLHLGNYFGAMRNYVRMQDEYNCYFFVADWHSLTTHPDTKALKTSVHRVIAENIACGLDPQKVSLYVQSDVPEIAELYLYLNTLAYKGELEKVPTFKDKVRLQPDNVNAGLLTYPVLMAADILIHRAVKVPVGKDQEQHLEMARNFADRFNHRYGEVFPQPRAFNFSKELVKILSLDGNGKMSKSENQMATIYLSDEGELVKKKIMKAKTDGGPAEDNAEKPDYIQNLFTLMSLVSSDDVVKKFEVDYSQCNIRYGDLKKQLAEDMAVFLKPIREKATAIQNDNAYLQKIMREGAEKARASARATINIVRESMGVKY is encoded by the coding sequence ATGCAAAAAGAAGTTGTATTAAGTGGCATCAGACCTACTGGTTTTTTACATCTCGGAAATTATTTTGGTGCCATGCGTAATTATGTGCGCATGCAAGATGAGTATAATTGTTATTTTTTTGTTGCCGACTGGCATAGTCTTACAACACATCCTGATACTAAAGCGCTTAAAACTAGTGTTCATAGAGTGATTGCAGAAAATATTGCTTGCGGACTTGACCCTCAAAAAGTGTCACTATATGTACAAAGTGATGTCCCCGAAATCGCAGAATTATATCTGTATTTGAACACACTTGCCTATAAAGGTGAGTTAGAAAAAGTGCCCACATTTAAAGATAAAGTCCGGTTGCAACCAGATAACGTAAATGCGGGATTACTAACATATCCAGTTTTAATGGCGGCGGATATTTTAATACATCGAGCCGTGAAGGTTCCGGTTGGAAAAGATCAAGAGCAGCATTTAGAAATGGCACGTAATTTTGCTGATCGCTTCAATCACAGATATGGTGAGGTTTTCCCACAGCCGCGTGCTTTCAATTTTAGTAAAGAACTAGTGAAAATTCTTAGCTTGGATGGCAATGGGAAAATGAGTAAAAGTGAAAATCAAATGGCAACTATTTATCTTTCTGATGAGGGTGAACTTGTCAAAAAGAAAATAATGAAAGCCAAAACAGATGGCGGCCCAGCTGAAGATAATGCAGAGAAACCTGACTATATTCAAAATCTCTTTACTTTAATGAGCTTGGTAAGTTCGGATGATGTTGTTAAGAAATTTGAGGTGGATTATAGTCAATGCAATATTCGCTATGGCGATTTGAAAAAACAATTGGCCGAGGACATGGCTGTATTTTTAAAACCCATTCGCGAAAAAGCCACCGCTATTCAGAACGATAATGCGTATCTTCAAAAGATAATGCGAGAAGGTGCTGAAAAAGCAAGAGCAAGTGCAAGAGCTACAATTAATATTGTACGAGAAAGTATGGGTGTAAAATATTAA
- a CDS encoding deoxynucleoside kinase produces the protein MAKATKIKPKHIAVAGNIGAGKTTLTQLLSKHYKWIPQFEDVDHNPYLSDFYDDMSRWSFELQIYFLNSRLKQLLEIQNGTETVIQDRTIYEDANIFAPNLHDMSLMSTRDFNNYYSFFKTLKSMVKPPDLLIYLKASVPALVAQIQKRGREYEDNIRLDYLKKLNTLYDKWIDSYKEGPLLVIDVDNINFAENEEHLGEIFTKIDGLLYGLF, from the coding sequence ATGGCAAAAGCAACTAAAATTAAACCAAAGCATATCGCGGTAGCGGGTAATATAGGTGCAGGTAAAACGACACTTACGCAGTTGTTAAGTAAGCATTATAAATGGATCCCTCAATTTGAAGATGTAGACCATAACCCCTATTTAAGCGACTTTTACGATGATATGTCCCGGTGGAGTTTCGAATTGCAAATCTATTTCTTAAATAGCCGATTAAAGCAATTATTAGAAATCCAAAATGGAACTGAAACCGTTATTCAAGATAGAACGATTTATGAAGATGCAAATATATTTGCACCGAACTTGCATGATATGAGTTTGATGAGTACGCGTGACTTCAACAATTATTATAGTTTTTTCAAAACTTTAAAGTCGATGGTAAAACCACCGGACTTATTGATATATTTAAAAGCTTCAGTGCCGGCATTGGTGGCACAAATACAAAAGCGGGGACGCGAATATGAAGATAATATTCGACTGGATTATTTAAAAAAGTTGAATACCCTTTATGACAAATGGATTGATAGTTACAAGGAAGGACCCTTATTAGTGATAGACGTAGATAATATAAATTTTGCAGAAAACGAGGAACACTTGGGGGAAATATTTACAAAAATTGATGGTCTTTTGTACGGTCTTTTTTAA
- the kduD gene encoding 2-dehydro-3-deoxy-D-gluconate 5-dehydrogenase KduD: MSLETFFGLEGKTALVTGSNKGIGKSMAIALAEAGADIIGVSSSFPENSETETEIKRLGRKFKKYNADFSNREDVYAFIKSVKADFGTIDILVNNAGTIKREPAANHPDEYWDNVISINLDTPFVLAREFGKDMIEKGSGKVIFTCSMLSYQGGINVPGYTASKSAVAGLVKALANEWASKGVNVNGIAPGYIATDNTKNLMADEARSKSILERIPANRWGNPDDLKGGVIYLASAASNYVNGTILNIDGGWMGR; encoded by the coding sequence ATGAGTTTAGAAACATTTTTTGGATTAGAAGGTAAAACCGCACTAGTAACAGGCTCTAACAAAGGCATTGGAAAGTCAATGGCTATTGCTCTGGCAGAAGCCGGTGCCGATATTATCGGCGTATCTTCTAGTTTCCCTGAAAATTCTGAGACAGAAACAGAAATAAAGAGGCTGGGTAGAAAATTTAAAAAATACAACGCTGATTTCTCAAATCGCGAAGATGTTTATGCTTTTATTAAAAGTGTAAAAGCAGATTTCGGAACAATTGATATTTTAGTAAATAATGCAGGTACTATAAAAAGGGAACCTGCTGCTAATCATCCAGATGAATATTGGGACAATGTGATTTCTATTAATTTAGATACACCTTTTGTTTTAGCAAGAGAATTTGGAAAGGACATGATTGAAAAAGGTAGTGGCAAAGTCATTTTTACTTGCTCAATGCTTTCGTACCAAGGAGGTATCAATGTCCCAGGCTATACAGCAAGTAAGTCTGCTGTTGCGGGATTGGTAAAAGCTTTGGCCAACGAATGGGCATCAAAAGGCGTAAATGTAAATGGTATTGCACCAGGATATATTGCGACTGATAATACAAAAAATTTAATGGCAGATGAAGCGCGTTCTAAATCAATTTTAGAAAGAATTCCTGCTAATCGTTGGGGTAATCCTGATGACTTAAAAGGCGGTGTTATCTATCTGGCATCCGCAGCATCAAATTATGTAAACGGTACAATTCTTAATATCGATGGCGGCTGGATGGGTCGTTAA
- the kduI gene encoding 5-dehydro-4-deoxy-D-glucuronate isomerase translates to MEVRFQNSPKETREMDTKELRENFLIEKLTEADSLKLVYSHYDRVIIGGVSPVNKKLSLGKEEELKADYFLERRELGIVNLGGAGIIEADGQSYDLNKLDCLYIGKGVKEVTFASKESSSPAIFYMLSAPAHTTYPTTKYTKEQASGGEMGAIETANKRTIYRYIHQKGIQSCQLVMGLTILETGSVWNTMPSHTHTRRMEAYFYFDVPNNQKVIHLMGEPSETRHLVVSNNEAIISAPWSIHSGCGTSNYGFVWGMAGENYTYEDMDMVDINTLK, encoded by the coding sequence ATGGAAGTAAGATTTCAAAATAGTCCAAAAGAAACGAGGGAGATGGATACAAAGGAATTAAGAGAAAATTTCCTTATTGAAAAATTGACTGAAGCTGATTCTTTAAAATTGGTATATAGTCATTATGATCGCGTAATTATTGGTGGTGTAAGTCCTGTAAACAAAAAATTGTCTTTGGGAAAAGAGGAAGAATTAAAAGCAGACTATTTTTTAGAAAGAAGAGAGTTAGGTATTGTAAACCTTGGTGGTGCTGGTATTATAGAAGCCGATGGCCAATCTTATGATTTAAATAAATTGGATTGCTTGTACATAGGTAAAGGAGTGAAAGAAGTTACTTTTGCTTCAAAAGAAAGCAGCAGTCCAGCAATTTTTTATATGCTTTCTGCACCAGCTCATACTACATACCCAACTACAAAATATACCAAAGAACAGGCTTCCGGTGGTGAAATGGGCGCTATAGAAACAGCTAATAAACGCACTATTTATCGCTATATTCATCAGAAAGGAATACAAAGCTGCCAACTTGTAATGGGACTTACTATTTTGGAAACCGGTAGCGTTTGGAATACAATGCCTTCGCATACCCATACGAGAAGAATGGAAGCATATTTCTATTTTGATGTGCCCAATAATCAGAAAGTAATTCATTTGATGGGTGAGCCATCTGAAACCAGACATTTAGTTGTTTCCAATAATGAAGCTATTATTTCCGCACCTTGGTCTATCCATTCTGGTTGCGGTACCTCAAACTATGGATTTGTATGGGGAATGGCAGGCGAAAATTATACTTATGAAGACATGGATATGGTAGATATCAATACTTTGAAATAA
- a CDS encoding dicarboxylate/amino acid:cation symporter has translation MRNTKNRLTLYIIYGMILGIIIGYLAYLFLPKVYLPTFTSSANLLTTIFLRLVQMVIAPLVFCTLIVGIAKLGDIKAVGRVGGKAMLWFISASIISLFIGLIMVHLTHPGSGIALNSVNANDAKDILSNTQNFSSANFINHLVPKSVVEAMASNEILQIVVFAVFLGVALASMGERATAAVKALDTFSHAILIMVNYVMYFAPFGVLGSIAATMAVNGPTIFLFYGKYLFWFLITIIILWSVMILVGLIILKKRLLPLLKAILQPMIVAFSTTSSEAVFPVLTEELEKYGCNNKIVAFVLPLGYSFNLDGSMIYMTFASMAIAQAYGVHLDIGTQITMLFVLMLTSKGIAGVPRASLVVVAASCAMFNIPPEGIALILPIDHFCDMLRTMTNVVGNALSTASVSKWEGALDLQQKQITI, from the coding sequence ATGAGAAATACTAAAAACAGACTTACTCTTTATATTATTTATGGAATGATATTGGGCATTATTATAGGTTATCTTGCTTATTTATTCCTTCCAAAAGTTTACTTGCCGACATTTACCAGTAGTGCTAATTTATTAACTACAATTTTTTTGCGTTTGGTGCAAATGGTTATTGCACCATTAGTTTTTTGTACACTTATTGTTGGTATAGCCAAATTAGGTGATATAAAAGCAGTCGGTCGGGTAGGAGGAAAAGCAATGCTTTGGTTTATTTCCGCATCCATTATAAGTTTGTTTATCGGCTTGATAATGGTACATCTGACGCATCCAGGTAGTGGCATTGCCTTAAATAGCGTAAACGCGAATGATGCGAAAGATATTCTATCAAATACACAAAATTTCTCTTCAGCCAATTTTATTAACCATTTGGTACCTAAAAGTGTTGTAGAAGCTATGGCCTCCAATGAAATACTGCAAATAGTTGTATTTGCGGTATTTCTCGGCGTGGCCTTAGCATCAATGGGAGAAAGAGCAACTGCTGCAGTAAAAGCCTTAGATACATTTTCGCATGCTATCTTGATAATGGTAAACTATGTAATGTATTTTGCTCCATTTGGTGTACTGGGTTCTATCGCCGCTACAATGGCGGTAAATGGGCCAACTATATTTTTATTTTATGGAAAATATTTGTTCTGGTTTTTAATTACCATAATTATACTTTGGTCTGTTATGATTTTGGTAGGACTTATAATTTTGAAAAAACGATTATTGCCTTTATTGAAAGCCATTCTTCAGCCAATGATAGTAGCTTTTAGTACAACTAGCAGCGAAGCGGTCTTTCCTGTGCTGACAGAAGAGTTGGAAAAATACGGTTGCAATAATAAAATCGTAGCCTTTGTCCTGCCACTAGGTTATTCTTTTAATTTAGATGGTAGCATGATTTATATGACTTTTGCGAGTATGGCGATTGCGCAAGCTTATGGCGTTCATTTAGATATAGGCACACAAATTACCATGCTTTTTGTACTAATGTTGACGAGCAAAGGCATTGCTGGTGTACCACGGGCATCATTGGTGGTGGTGGCTGCATCTTGTGCAATGTTTAATATTCCTCCAGAAGGTATTGCTCTGATTTTACCCATTGATCATTTCTGCGATATGCTGCGAACAATGACCAATGTTGTTGGTAATGCCTTGTCTACAGCATCTGTAAGTAAATGGGAGGGTGCATTGGATTTGCAGCAAAAACAAATTACAATTTAA
- a CDS encoding nuclear transport factor 2 family protein, whose protein sequence is MKRIILICITIVGLTASSGLFAQKRATRQVRQVEAVIEQFKNALITPNEAQLRALTYPDLKYAHSTGLVQNQQEFIDRLISGKSDFLQIEYTHQTIDIIGKTATVRHLLSAKTFDSKVPGHIDLEILLVFVKHHGKWRLLARQAVKPYKGE, encoded by the coding sequence ATGAAACGTATTATTTTAATCTGTATTACAATAGTTGGCTTAACCGCTTCAAGTGGTTTATTCGCTCAAAAAAGAGCAACACGTCAAGTGCGTCAAGTGGAGGCTGTGATAGAGCAATTTAAAAATGCTTTGATAACTCCGAATGAAGCTCAATTACGTGCACTCACTTATCCCGATTTGAAATATGCACATTCAACTGGACTGGTTCAAAATCAACAAGAATTTATTGACCGCCTTATTTCTGGGAAATCTGATTTTTTGCAAATCGAATATACTCATCAAACTATTGATATTATTGGCAAAACTGCCACTGTAAGACATTTGCTTTCTGCGAAAACTTTCGATAGCAAAGTTCCAGGCCATATTGATTTAGAAATATTATTGGTTTTTGTAAAACATCATGGCAAATGGCGATTGCTTGCAAGGCAGGCAGTAAAGCCTTATAAAGGAGAATAA
- a CDS encoding dipeptide epimerase — translation MKLHYYTINTEFKYPFTISNGRTKTHQPALIVSLSLGNFTGWGEAPAITYYDITVEKMVEDLTAKKLFVEKFALTEPERYWHYLHHLFPKNPFLVCALDMACWDLFSKLQGKPLYKIWQSEWQNIPLTDYTIGIDSIEKMREKVKENPWPVYKIKLGTEKDIEIIESLRSCTDKPFRIDVNGGWSLEEALEKIPQLKKLGVELIEQPLAKDDWGGMKTLFEKSSLPLFADESCVFENDVEKCVDHFHGINIKLTKCSGPTPAIRMIKMARTFNLKVMMGSMNETSVGSAAIANFLPQLDFVDMDGKLLLKTDIADGLEIESGLVKLHYHSGLGVAVNTFH, via the coding sequence ATGAAACTACACTATTACACAATAAATACTGAATTTAAGTATCCATTTACAATCTCTAATGGAAGAACCAAAACGCATCAACCTGCGTTGATTGTTTCTTTATCTTTAGGAAATTTTACAGGTTGGGGCGAAGCGCCTGCCATAACTTATTATGATATTACAGTAGAAAAAATGGTCGAAGATTTGACTGCAAAAAAACTGTTTGTAGAAAAATTTGCACTCACCGAACCAGAAAGATATTGGCATTATTTACATCATCTTTTTCCAAAGAATCCTTTTCTTGTTTGTGCATTGGATATGGCTTGTTGGGATTTGTTTTCAAAGCTTCAAGGAAAGCCTTTATATAAAATATGGCAATCTGAATGGCAAAATATTCCACTTACCGATTATACAATTGGCATTGACTCAATAGAGAAGATGCGGGAAAAAGTAAAGGAGAACCCCTGGCCTGTATACAAAATAAAGTTGGGCACTGAGAAAGATATTGAAATTATAGAATCGCTACGATCTTGTACAGATAAGCCTTTTAGAATAGATGTAAATGGTGGATGGTCTTTGGAAGAAGCGCTAGAGAAAATTCCACAATTAAAGAAATTAGGCGTTGAGTTGATAGAACAGCCATTGGCAAAGGATGATTGGGGAGGGATGAAAACACTTTTTGAAAAATCTTCATTACCTCTTTTTGCCGATGAAAGTTGCGTTTTCGAAAATGATGTGGAAAAATGTGTAGACCATTTTCATGGCATCAATATTAAACTGACAAAATGTAGTGGCCCCACACCGGCCATTAGAATGATAAAAATGGCGCGTACATTTAACCTCAAAGTGATGATGGGTAGCATGAATGAAACATCGGTAGGTTCAGCAGCCATAGCTAATTTTTTGCCTCAGCTGGATTTTGTGGATATGGATGGGAAATTACTTTTGAAAACGGATATTGCGGATGGATTGGAAATAGAATCAGGATTAGTAAAATTACACTATCATTCTGGATTGGGTGTTGCAGTGAATACTTTTCACTGA
- a CDS encoding DedA family protein — protein MLNTILLSFDWKQLLNPEFYIFPGSLWLIMFIIFAETGLFIGFFLPGDSLLFVAGIFSEKLIASSAFDFGNSHLNLIELIVLIFIAGVIGNFFGYWFGLKSGHMLFKKEDTWYFKKKHLKQAHNFFEKRGGSALIFARFLPIVRTFAPIVAGIVDMDKKKFMLYNVIGSAAWVALMVASGHYLDTFIKEKYGIQLTDHLELIVLILVLITTAPVIIKMITHGRQKAVGGEQE, from the coding sequence ATGCTAAATACGATATTGCTAAGTTTCGATTGGAAACAATTGCTCAACCCGGAATTTTATATTTTTCCTGGTAGTCTGTGGTTAATTATGTTTATAATTTTTGCAGAAACAGGTTTGTTTATCGGATTTTTTTTGCCAGGCGATTCATTATTATTTGTAGCAGGTATTTTTAGTGAAAAGTTAATTGCATCTTCTGCTTTCGATTTTGGTAATTCGCACCTCAACCTAATAGAACTGATTGTATTAATATTTATTGCCGGAGTTATTGGGAACTTCTTTGGTTATTGGTTTGGTTTGAAAAGTGGTCATATGCTTTTCAAAAAAGAAGACACATGGTATTTTAAGAAAAAACATTTGAAACAAGCACATAATTTCTTCGAAAAACGAGGAGGGAGCGCCCTTATATTTGCTCGTTTTCTGCCTATCGTTCGCACTTTTGCGCCCATTGTTGCAGGCATCGTAGATATGGATAAGAAAAAATTTATGCTCTACAATGTAATTGGATCTGCAGCTTGGGTTGCCCTGATGGTAGCATCAGGACATTATTTAGACACATTTATTAAAGAGAAATATGGCATTCAATTAACTGACCATTTAGAGTTAATCGTATTGATATTAGTATTAATCACCACTGCACCTGTAATTATAAAAATGATTACCCATGGTAGGCAAAAAGCGGTAGGTGGGGAACAGGAATAA
- a CDS encoding VOC family protein produces the protein MNPAISFITIGVNDLQKMKSFYKDVLGWQTTKDEEGIAFFKMNEGLIFSLFPENELAKDIGIINTSSEYKNFSLAINLPTQKEVDDFFQMLIEKNVTIQKMPELVLWGGYRGYFADPENNFWEVAYNPFL, from the coding sequence ATGAATCCTGCCATTAGCTTCATCACAATTGGTGTAAACGATTTACAAAAAATGAAATCTTTTTATAAAGATGTTTTGGGCTGGCAAACTACGAAAGACGAAGAAGGTATTGCATTTTTTAAAATGAATGAAGGATTAATATTTTCTTTATTTCCCGAAAATGAATTGGCCAAAGATATTGGCATTATCAATACTTCCAGCGAATATAAAAATTTCTCTCTCGCCATTAATTTGCCTACACAAAAAGAGGTCGATGATTTTTTTCAAATGCTTATTGAGAAAAACGTTACGATACAAAAAATGCCGGAACTTGTTTTATGGGGAGGTTATCGAGGATACTTTGCAGACCCTGAAAATAATTTTTGGGAAGTAGCATACAATCCGTTTCTGTAA
- a CDS encoding ion channel — translation MALRKKINPFSHTNNDTGFGSKGDSYGGRFINKDGSYNLHKQGIPLRERFSIYQAMLDMPRWKFICTIVLCYIIANVFYTLIYLLIGINEFQGFVNKSEWGRIKDVFFFSTETFTTVGYGRMNPVGDGVNLVAAIEAMTGFLSFALATGLLYGRFSKAKAHISFSQHALIAPYKEKTALMFRLATHKNKHSLTDVNIKVNLSLLLNENGESTYKFYDLPLERNRVDSLMMNWTVVHPIDENSPLLGLAAEDMQNLDFELYILVRGFDDVYSSNVLKRTSYTFNEVIFNAKFTQMYHESEDGKTTILDLDKLGKFDLLD, via the coding sequence ATGGCGCTGCGCAAAAAAATTAACCCATTCTCACATACCAACAACGACACGGGTTTTGGTTCCAAAGGTGACAGTTATGGCGGACGATTCATTAACAAAGACGGCAGCTACAACTTGCATAAACAGGGCATTCCTCTTAGAGAACGTTTCAGCATTTATCAGGCAATGTTGGACATGCCTAGGTGGAAATTTATCTGCACAATAGTGCTTTGCTATATTATTGCGAATGTTTTCTATACTTTAATTTATTTATTAATTGGCATCAACGAATTTCAGGGATTTGTAAATAAATCTGAATGGGGAAGAATAAAAGATGTATTCTTTTTTAGCACCGAAACATTTACAACAGTTGGTTACGGACGAATGAATCCTGTTGGTGACGGGGTAAATCTTGTAGCTGCAATTGAAGCGATGACAGGTTTTTTATCTTTTGCACTTGCTACCGGTTTATTATACGGACGTTTTTCAAAGGCTAAAGCACATATCAGTTTTAGTCAACATGCATTAATTGCACCATATAAAGAAAAAACTGCTTTAATGTTTCGGTTGGCAACGCATAAAAATAAACATTCACTAACAGATGTAAATATTAAAGTAAATCTCAGTTTATTATTGAATGAAAATGGAGAATCTACCTACAAGTTTTACGATTTACCACTTGAACGAAATCGCGTAGATTCCTTGATGATGAACTGGACGGTTGTACATCCAATTGATGAAAATAGTCCGCTACTTGGGCTTGCTGCAGAAGATATGCAGAATTTAGATTTCGAGTTGTATATACTTGTACGCGGCTTTGATGATGTATATTCCAGTAATGTCTTGAAGCGTACTTCATATACTTTTAATGAAGTAATCTTTAATGCAAAATTCACACAAATGTATCACGAGAGTGAAGACGGGAAGACCACTATTTTAGATTTAGACAAATTGGGGAAATTTGATTTATTAGATTAA